One genomic region from Yarrowia lipolytica chromosome 1C, complete sequence encodes:
- a CDS encoding uncharacterized protein (Compare to YALI0C08921g, no similarity), whose protein sequence is MTDKRTTRAVARHAIVGVYTLAFLAYSAWLFYRMVSRLSDNDDNWVLEPIGILLLGEMGVDEALERLYEKGKVTEIQQWWSMMFNFAFFTVFSLYLDTEAWIVMKEAVGDYSRSSWSLIGAGMTLLGLVWYSRLPERAEGFIRLP, encoded by the coding sequence ATGACCGACAAAAGAACGACTCGAGCTGTTGCAAGACACGCCATTGTGGGTGTCTACACACTGGCCTTTCTGGCGTACTCGGCATGGCTCTTCTACCGAATGGTGAGCCGATTGAGCGATAACGACGACAACTGGGTGTTGGAACCGATTGGAATTTTGTTGCTCGGAGAAATGGGTGTCGATGAGGCGCTGGAGCGGCTTTATGAAAAGGGTAAGGTGACTGAAATCCAACAGTGGTGGTCCATGATGTTCAACTTTGCATTTTTCACTGTTTTCAGTCTCTATCTCGACACTGAAGCGTGGATTGTTATGAAAGAGGCGGTTGGTGATTACTCTCGTTCGTCGTGGTCCCTGATAGGAGCTGGAATGACGCTGCTTGGGTTGGTATGGTACAGTCGACTTCCTGAACGAGCTGAGGGTTTTATTCGGCTGCCTTGA
- a CDS encoding uncharacterized protein (Compare to YALI0C08877g, similar to Saccharomyces cerevisiae YGR054W; ancestral locus Anc_4.194, similar to uniprot|O74965 Schizosaccharomyces pombe Hypothetical 63.5 kDa protein), translating to MPKLQLFAREPKKITVSDGVTDNSVVASLAPETGAVKNCIYAPNGSLFAYAVADGVHVVDPETCQETLRLDEPNVLEIGFSPLGSFIITWEIPKKDPASGNFKPNLKVFNSKTGDHVQSFVQKSQTGWNLQYTFDEKYCARMVKDEIQFFESDVLTKVWAKLRVENCADFSVSPGKNYSVAVFVPEKKGLPAKVQIYHVPNFNQAVAQKTFFKAEEVGLKWNALGTSLLVLAQTASDATGRSYYGETTLYLLGITGAFDSRITLDKEGPIHDVAWSPNSREFAVVYGYMPSKTTFFDARGNEIHTLAECSRNTIRFSPHGRLVLLGGFGNIQGAVDILDRQSKFAKVATLHAANASHVAWSPDSQYVLTATTAPRLRVDNGFRIWHVKGNLMYAQDFPELFAADWRPLPSSEFPSGHTISECPEAHESAKTAKEGAKAPVAAKPAGAYRPPHARGQPERAARGSLAASPDPSSGPKVRGAGGRVIPGAAPKKHEEKNGAVPVATVDDKKIRALLKKLRAIEDLKAKQTNGEKLEDTQIQKISTEGNVRDELKKYGWDGVSK from the coding sequence ATGCCCAAACTGCAGCTGTTTGCTCGCGAGCCCAAGAAAATCACCGTGTCGGATGGTGTGACGGACAATTCCGTCGTTGCATCGCTTGCTCCCGAAACCGGAGCCGTCAAAAACTGCATCTATGCCCCCAACGGGTCTCTGTTTGCCTACGCTGTTGCTGACGGAGTGCATGTGGTGGATCCGGAAACGTGCCAGGAGACGCTGAGACTGGACGAGCCCAATGTGCTGGAAATCGGCTTTTCTCCTCTCGGCTCCTTCATCATCACCTGGGAAATCCCTAAGAAGGACCCTGCATCGGGCAACTTCAAGCCCAACCTCAAGGTGTTCAACTCCAAGACCGGCGACCACGTGCAGTCGTTTGTGCAAAAGTCGCAGACCGGCTGGAACCTGCAGTACACCTTTGATGAAAAGTACTGCGCTCGAATGGTGAAGGACGAGATCCAGTTTTTTGAGTCTGACGTGCTGACCAAGGTGTGGGCTAAGCTGCGAGTCGAGAACTGCGCCGACTTCTCCGTGTCACCCGGAAAAAACTACTCCGTCGCTGTGTTTGTgcccgagaagaagggcctTCCTGCCAAGGTGCAGATCTACCACGTGCCCAACTTCAACCAGGCCGTGGCCCAGAAGACCTTTttcaaggccgaggaggttggaCTCAAGTGGAATGCTCTGGGCACctcgctgctggtgctggcaCAGACTGCCTCTGATGCCACAGGAAGATCCTACTACGGAGAGACCACTCTCTACCTGCTTGGAATCACCGGTGCCTTTGACAGCCGAATCACCCTCGACAAGGAGGGTCCTATTCACGATGTCGCATGGTCCCCCAACTCCAGGGAGTTTGCCGTTGTCTACGGATACATGCCTTCTAAGACCACCTTCTTCGATGCTCGAGGAAATGAGATTCACACTCTGGCCGAGTGTTCTCGAAACACCATTCGATTCTCCCCCCACGGCCGGCTGGTGCTGCTCGGAGGCTTTGGAAACATCCAGGGAGCCGTTGACATCTTGGACCGACAGTCCAAGTTCGCCAAGGTGGCCACTTTGCATGCTGCCAACGCCTCCCATGTGGCCTGGTCGCCCGACTCCCAGTACGTGCTGACAGCCACCACCGCCCCTCGTCTGCGAGTCGACAACGGATTCCGAATCTGGCACGTCAAGGGGAACCTCATGTATGCTCAGGACTTCCCTGAGCTGTTTGCTGCTGACTGGCGACCTCTCCCCTCTTCTGAGTTCCCCTCCGGACATACCATCAGCGAGTGTCCTGAGGCACACGAGTCTGCTAagaccgccaaggagggcgCTAAGGCCCCCGTCGCCGCTAAGCCTGCAGGCGCATACAGACCTCCCCATGCTCGAGGTCAGCCCGagcgagctgctcgaggcTCTCTGGCTGCTTCTCCCGATCCCTCTTCGGGCCCCAAGGTGCGAGGCGCTGGAGGCCGAGTCATCCCCGGAGCTGCTCCCAAGAAGCACGAAGAGAAGAACGGTGCCGTGCCGGTGGCTACCgtggacgacaagaagatccGAGCTCTGCTGAAGAAGCTGCGTGCCATTGAGGacctcaaggccaagcagaCCAACGGCGAGAAGTTGGAGGACACTCAGATCCAGAAGATTTCTACCGAGGGCAACGTCCgggacgagctcaagaagtaCGGATGGGACGGTGTTTCCAAGTAA
- a CDS encoding uncharacterized protein (Compare to YALI0C08899g, similar to uniprot|Q9Y776 Candida tropicalis Secreted aspartic protease 4), protein MHFSLVLTLFATLVSVSAAPSNPGVLSFAVTKEPKDVAIAIKNPPGTYYRAKVSLGTPAQVFNVIFDTGSSDLWVPNYDSKASSSYKYLNSDFNVSYTAVNGILGDWATETLKLGPVTLENFQFGNVKGNHAGGGVFGVAFRAQEMVKPGDYYDNFPYAVKKAGYINKAAYSVFLDDPDTNEATFLLGGVDHAKFEGDLSWLNVSDPAAGALVQLKDISLGSKHMTVDAPVVLDTGTIFTSVPDPIYQELKKTLNLGKFNKFLGINYIDCDAKMSVAFNFPGATVLADEKSLVVPIGPFYGNDDKRCGFGIQSTTVFGGDPIMGDTVMRAAYVVYDLEDHRCGVAQAAYNDKSDVRPLQ, encoded by the coding sequence ATGCACTTCTCACTCGTCTTGACACTTTTCGCAACTCTGGTTTCGGTTTCAGCAGCTCCCTCAAATCCAGGAGTACTCTCTTTTGCCGTCACCAAAGAGCCCAAGGACGTCGCCATTGCAATCAAGAACCCTCCTGGGACATACTACAGGGCCAAAGTCTCGCTTGGAACACCGGCACAAGTGTTTAACGTCATTTTCGACACCGGTTCTTCTGATCTATGGGTCCCCAACTACGACTCCAAGGCGTCGTCttcctacaagtacctcaaTAGCGACTTCAACGTCTCGTACACTGCAGTCAATGGCATCCTAGGCGACTGGGCCACCGAGACTCTCAAGCTTGGACCTGTTACGCTTGAAAACTTCCAGTTTGGAAACGTCAAGGGAAACCatgctggtggtggagtgtTTGGAGTGGCATTTCGAGCACAGGAAATGGTGAAACCCGGTGACTACTACGACAACTTCCCCTACGCGGTCAAAAAGGCCGGTTACATCAACAAGGCAGCTTACTCTGTTTTTCTGGACGATCCAGACACTAACGAAGCTACCTTTCTGCTCGGAGGAGTTGATCATGCCAAGTTCGAAGGAGATCTCTCCTGGCTAAACGTCTCGGACCCTGCTGCGGGAGCCCTGGTCCAACTAAAAGACATATCCCTGGGGTCCAAGCACATGACAGTGGACGCCCCAGTGGTGCTGGATACCGGAACGATCTTCACCAGTGTTCCCGACCCCATCTAccaggagctcaagaagaccctGAATCTCGGAAAGTTCAACAAGTTCCTGGGAATCAACTACATTGACTGTGACGCCAAGATGTCTGTTGCCTTCAACTTCCCCGGAGCTACAGTTCTTGCTGATGAAAAATCTCTGGTGGTGCCCATCGGGCCTTTCTATGGCAACGATGATAAGAGATGTGGATTTGGAATCCAGAGTACCACTGTGTTTGGAGGAGACCCCATTATGGGAGACACGGTCATGAGAGCTGCCTATGTCGTCTACGATCTGGAAGATCATCGATGTGGAGTTGCTCAGGCGGCATACAACGATAAGTCGGATGTGAGACCTTTGCAATGA
- a CDS encoding uncharacterized protein (Compare to YALI0C08943g, similar to uniprot|P10870 Saccharomyces cerevisiae YDL194w SNF3 high-affinity glucose transporter/regulatory protein) → MESNDPCPQKSDIQQQTTDTSTPNSIPKADQESTVMAIIVAVFVAFGGLLYGYDTGTIAGIMTMGYVKEHFTDFGKNDFTSGQSSLTTSILSVGTFTGAIVAPLAADTAGRRLGLLLYCLVFSVGAILQTVTTGRVLLIVGRVIAGLGVGGISSIVPLYQSEVSPKWIRGAVVSVYQFAITVGLLLAAIVNNATKDRPNTSSYRIPLGIQLIWALILSAGLVFLPETPRFWVKKNRPEKAAEALSRLRRLPTDSKPVKKELLELQKSFEMEMEVGNSSWKACFSPHGSQLKRLLTGVSIQALQQLTGINFIFYYGTNFFKTAGIKDPFVVSMITSAVNVAFTLPGILFVDKVGRRKLLLIGAVVMCVSELIVAAVGAALDSQVSSKVLIAFTCTFIAGFASTWGPIAWVVVAEIFPLRIRAKGVAISVAANWIFNFAIAFATPYLVDKKPGSAGLESKVFFIWGGCNFLAIAFVYLFVYETKGLSLEQVDEMYSEVKYAWQSDRFQTEIMSGKTEVSPDQSCDSGFDSD, encoded by the coding sequence ATGGAATCGAACGACCCCTGTCCGCAAAAGTCAGACATCCAGCAACAAACtacagatacaagtacgccgAACAGTATTCCAAAGGCCGATCAAGAATCAACAGTAATGGCCATTATTGTGGCTGTATTTGTGGCTTTTGGAGGACTTCTCTACGGCTACGACACAGGAACTATTGCTGGAATCATGACCATGGGCTATGTGAAAGAACACTTTACAGACTTTGGGAAGAACGACTTCACCTCGGGCCAATCATCTCTCACCACATCTATCCTATCTGTGGGCACATTTACCGGAGCCATCGTTGCTCCCTTAGCTGCTGACACGGCTGGTCGACGTCTGGGTCTTCTGTTGTATTGTCTTGTATTCTCTGTGGGTGCTATTTTGCAGACCGTCACAACCGGAAGAGTCTTGCTAATTGTGGGACGGGTGATTGCTGGTCTTGGTGTGGGAGGTATCTCGTCCATTGTGCCTCTCTATCAGTCAGAAGTGTCTCCCAAATGGATCAGAGGGGCCGTTGTTTCTGTCTACCAGTTTGCCATCACTGTGGGTCTTCTACTGGCAGCTATTGTCAACAATGCCACTAAGGACCGTCCAAATACGTCATCATACCGTATCCCTCTTGGTATTCAACTCATTTGGGCTCTTATTCTTTCAGCAGGACTTGTGTTTCTTCCTGAGACTCCTCGTTTCTgggtcaagaagaaccgGCCAGAGAAAGCCGCCGAAGCACTCTCACGGCTAAGAAGGCTACCAACAGACTCGAAACCGGTCAAAAAGGAACTGCTTGAACTACAGAAGTCGTTCGAAATGGAAATGGAGGTTGGAAACTCCTCCTGGAAGGCTTGTTTCAGTCCACATGGATCACAGCTCAAAAGACTGCTGACAGGAGTCTCAATCCAGGCTCTGCAACAACTAACAGGCATCAATTTCATATTCTACTATGGAACCAACTTTTTCAAAACAGCTGGCATAAAAGATCCCTTTGTGGTGTCCATGATCACCTCTGCCGTCAATGTGGCCTTCACCCTTCCGGGTATTCTGTTTGTCGACAAAGTGGGCCGAAGAAAGCTGCTCTTGATTGGAGCCGTGGTAATGTGTGTTTCAGAATTAATTGTGGCAGCTGTAGGAGCAGCTCTGGATAGCCAGGTGTCTTCCAAGGTCCTTATTGCCTTCACTTGTACGTTCATCGCAGGCTTTGCATCCACCTGGGGACCTATAGCCTGGGTGGTTGTTGCGGAGATTTTCCCGCTTCGAATCCGGGCCAAGGGAGTGGCTATCAGTGTGGCTGCCAACTGGATTTTCAACTTTGCCATTGCCTTTGCAACTCCGTACTTGGTCGACAAGAAACCTGGGTCTGCCGGTCTCGAGTCCAAGGTGTTTTTCATCTGGGGAGGTTGCAATTTTCTAGCCATTGCCTTTGTGTACTTGTTTGTCTATGAAACCAAAGGGTTGTCACTGGAGCAGGTGGACGAAATGTACTCGGAGGTCAAGTACGCCTGGCAGAGTGATAGGTTCCAGACCGAGATCATGTCTGGAAAGACGGAGGTTTCGCCGGATCAGAGCTGCGATTCTGGATTTGATTCGGATTAG